The genomic window GCGAAAAACAATGAATGTGTCGACATTAGCATGTAGGAGGAGTTCACTGTTTGTGAAGAgggacaaataaaatataaatgcaGCAGGCAAAAAGCGCCACATTGTAAGAAGATCGAGCTTATCGTGTTCTATTAACTTAAGCCAGCCACAAATCAATACTCCAGCAGCACTGGTTAAGTATTGCAGTGCTGTTAGAGCTCCCGGGTAAGGAAATTTCATGACAGCCCATTTATTTATTATGGATAACAACGAAGCAGATATACAATAACCCGCAGCAATTCCATAAACCGATACTTGCTGCAGCAAGCTGGAATACCAGGTGGATAGCGTTCCGGGAGGAACTGATCGCGCATCCGAAGTGTTTCCATCTTCAGGATTTTCCACATCATTGGACATTTAATCTGAAAATGTAGAGAAAGAAAGCGCTCCTAATTAACTACGAGCTTGAAATTTGTCAACGATTAccccaaaattatatatcagcagagtttgttaaaaataatcataaactGAGTTCTGATGCAATTCAATCCGATATTTCTTTCCAATTCAGTTCATTTCCATTCAATCTGATCAAGTTTTATCCATTACAGACAATAGATATAACAAAACAGCGAGACTTCACAAT from Primulina huaijiensis isolate GDHJ02 unplaced genomic scaffold, ASM1229523v2 scaffold42259, whole genome shotgun sequence includes these protein-coding regions:
- the LOC140969554 gene encoding GDP-mannose transporter GONST3-like, coding for MSNDVENPEDGNTSDARSVPPGTLSTWYSSLLQQVSVYGIAAGYCISASLLSIINKWAVMKFPYPGALTALQYLTSAAGVLICGWLKLIEHDKLDLLTMWRFLPAAFIFYLSLFTNSELLLHANVDTFIVFRSVVPIFVAIGETLYLHQPWPSLKTWLSLATIFGGSVLYVITDYQFTLMAYSWALAYLVSMSIDFVYIKHVVMTIGLNTWGLVLYNNLEALLL